The Palaemon carinicauda isolate YSFRI2023 unplaced genomic scaffold, ASM3689809v2 scaffold432, whole genome shotgun sequence genome includes a window with the following:
- the LOC137636896 gene encoding uncharacterized protein produces MRLPIQLDNTIIERLGYADDVDLCGEHLPSIEETYLQFKNSVGRTGMEINNAKTKIMDASRTPNLVGDMDFGGSQLEAVSTFKYFGSTITSHNTIQEEIRLRIAAGIRCSWALDNTLRSRILSRPTKTQVYNTIIRPMVLYGGET; encoded by the coding sequence ATTACCCATCCAGCTGGATAATACCATTATAGAAAGACTTGGATATGCCGATGATGTGGACCTTTGTGGAGAACATTTACCCAGCATAGAAGAAACATACTTACAGTTTAAAAACAGTGTAGGACGTACAGGCATGGaaataaacaatgcaaaaactaagataatggatGCTTCAAGAACACCAAATCTAGTTGGAGATATGGATTTTGGAGGATCACAACTGGAAGCAGTATCCACATTTAAATATTTTGGCTCCACCATAACGTCACACAACACGATCCaggaagaaattagattaaggaTTGCAGCAGGGATAAGAtgttcatgggcacttgataacACATTAAGATCAAGAATTTTATCTAGGCCCACTAAAACACAAGTATATAACACCATAATCCGTCCAATGGTCCTATACGGGGGAGAAACATAG